From the Microvirgula aerodenitrificans DSM 15089 genome, the window GAGCTGGGTACCGTGGTCGTCACCGGCAGTCCGGTGCCGCCGTCGGCCAGCGGGGAAGCGGTGGTCAGCGCGGCACAGATGGCGAGCGGGAACCGCGATACCGTTGCCGACGCCGTGGCCATGCTGCCCGGTGTCAGTCTGTCGAAGAACAGCCGCAATGAGGACATGGTGTATGTGCGCGGCTTCGACGCGCGTCAGGTGCCGGTGTTTGTCGACGGAATCCCGCTGTATGTCCCGTACGACGGCTATGTCGACTTTGGCCGTTTCACCACTTTCGATCTGGCCGAGATCCGCGTCGCCAGGAGCGATGCCTCGCTGCTGTACGGACCGAACACGCTGGGGGGCGCCATCAATCTGGTGACGCGCAAGCCGGTCAAGCCGCTGGAAGGGGATATTCGGATCGGCATCGGCTCCGGCGACCTGAGCAAGGTGGCGGTCAACCTCGGCAGCAATCAGGAAAGCTGGTATCTGCAGCTTGGCGCGTCCTACCTGGACGCGAACTCGTTTCCACTGCCGCATGGCTTCAAGGACCGCAAGGCGGTACCGACCGACACCGGCGACAAGCGCGAGAATGCGTACCGTACCGATACCCGGGCCTCGTTCAAGCTCGGCTTTACCCCGAATGCGACCGACGAATATGCGATCGGCTATGTGACCCAGGACGGGGAAAAGGGCAACCCGGTCTATACCGGTGACTCGAACAGCGGCATCCGCTACTGGCGCTGGCCGTACTGGGACAAGGACAGTCTGTACTTCATCAGCAACACCCGGCTGGGCGACAACATTCTCAAGACCCGGCTGTACGAGGATCGCTACAAGAACGGTCTGTATGCGTACAGCGACAGCACGTACTCGACCGAACTCGTAAACAGGAACTTCCCCAGCTACTACGACGACAGGGTGCGCGGTGCCTCGGTCGAACTGACCAGCTATCTGCTGCGCGATCATGAGCTGCGCGTGGCCGCGCACTACAAGGAAGACAAGCATCAGGACAGCAACCCGCTGTCGCCGACCAAGAACTACCGCGACGTGACCACCTCGCTGGCGATCGAGGATACGGTGACACTGGCCCCGGCCTGGCGCCTGCGGCTCGGTGCCAGCCATGACCGGCGTGATGCGAAAGAGGTCTACCAGTGGCCGACCGGATCGACCAGCGCCACCAATGGCCTGATCGAACTGAGCCATATTCTGGACGACAGCGGCAGCGAACTGTATGCGCTGGCATCGCACAAGACCCGCTTTCCGACCATCAAGGACCGTTATTCGGCCAGAATGGGAGCGGCACTGCCGAACCCGGACCTGAAGCCGGAAACCGCCAATCACGGCGAAATCGGGGTCAAGGGCACGCCGTGGGACGGCGGACGAGGTCAGCTGGCCGTGTTCTACAGCCATATCCAGGATCTGATGCAGAGCGTGATCATACCGGCGCCGACCGGCACCTGCGGCAAGAACAGCAAGACCTGTCCGCAGATGCAGAACGTCGGTCGTGCCCGCACCGCCGGCGTCGAGCTGTCGATCGAACAGCAACTGCCGGCCAACTGGTCGGTCGGCGGGGCCTATACCTACCTGGCCCGGCGCAACCTCAGCGATCCGGCCACGCTGCCGACCGATACCCCGCGCCACCGCCTGTTTGCCCATGTCAGCTGGGCGCCGGCCAACGAGTGGGTATTCAATGCCACTGCCGAGGCCGAGCAGGGTCGCAAGGTCGCCTATGCCGGTGCCAATGGCTCGACCTTCCGCAGCCTTGCCGGGTATGCGACCTTCGGTCTCAACGGCGAATGGACGCCACGCAAGGACATGAGCCTGCAACTCGGCATGAACAATATCGGCGACAAATGGTATGAACTGGCCGATGGTTATCCAATGCCCGGAAGGACCTGGTATGCCAATGCCACCTATCGCTTCTGAACCCGCCGTGCGCCGGGTCGCCGCCATCGTGCATGGCGAGGACGAGCAGGGCACGCACCGCCTGCTCGACACCTTCGCCCGCGAACTGCTGCAGCGTGGGCACCATGTGCGCGGCGTGGTCCAGAAAGACGCCGACTATTCGGTACTGACCGGCAAGCGCATGAGCCTGCTCGACCTGGACAGCGGCTGCAGCTATCCGATCTCGCAGGATCTCGGCCCCGGTTCAACCGCGTGCTGCCTGGATCCGGCGGGCATCGCCGCAGCCAGCGTCGTGCTGCGCCGGGCACTGGCCGAACGGCCCGAACTGGTGGTCGTCAACCGCTTTGGCGTGCTGGAGGCCGAAGGCAGTGGCTTTGCCGCCGAGCTGCTGGCGCTGATGGCCGACGGCGTGCCGGTGCTGACCGTGGTCGCGCCCAGATTCCTGGCCGCGTGGCGGGCGTTCACCGGCGATGATGCCGACGAGCTGCCGCCGCAGGCGGAGGCGCTGCGCGACTGGTTCACCCGGGTGGCGGAGCGCGCGCGGTGAAGCGACGCGAACTGCTGCTCGGGCTGGCGCTGGCGCTGGCGCCGTGGCTGACCCTGACTCAAGCCGGGTCGGCGCCGGCTACGGCTACGGTCTTTGGCCGTCCGCCGCCCCGGATAAAGCGCGTATTCGCCGCCGGTGCACCGGCCGGGGTGCTGGCGTGCGTGCTCGCACCGGATACCCTGCTGGGCTGGCCGATGCCGCTCAGCACCGAAGCGCGGGGCTGGCTGCCGCCGGTGGCGAGGTCGCTGCCCTTTGTCGGCCGACTGGCCGGGCGCGGCACGACCATGCCGGTCGAAACCCTGTTGCAGCTGCAGCCGGACCTGATTCTCGACGCCGGCAGTCTGGACGCCACCTATGTGTCGACCGCGCGCAAGGTCGCGCAGCAGACCGGCCTGCCGTATGTGCTGACCGGAGGCCTCCTTGCGCAACTGCCGGCGCAACTGCGCGAGATCGGCCGGCTGCTCGGCCGCGCAACGCGTGGCGAGACCCTGGCCACGCATGCGGAGCAGCTGCTGGCGCAGGCCGCGCGAGTCAGGGCGGCGCTGCCGGCCAGCGCCCGGCCGGGCGTCTATCTCGGCAGGGGCGCCGACGGGCTGGAAACCGGGCTGGACGGCTCGCTGAACATGGAAATCATCGCTGCCGCCGGCGGGCGCAATGTGGCGGCGGCAGCCGGGCAGGGCGGGCTGGCACGGGTGTCGCTGGAGCAGGTGCTGGCGTGGAATCCTGACGTCATCCTGACTCAGGATCCTGCCTTCGCCGCCCGGGCCCGCCGCGACCCGGCATGGCGTGCGCTGTCCGCCGTGCGCAACGGCCGCGTGCACTGCGCGCCGACGCTGCCGTTTGGCTGGCTCGACGGCCCGCCCGGCGTCAATCGCCTGATCGGACTGCCGTGGCTGCTGGCGCGGCTGCATCGCGAGCCGGCCCGGGTGCGTGCGCTGCCGGCAACGGTGTCGGCGTTCTACCGCCTGTTCTACGGCATCGAGCTGACTGCCACCCAGCGCGACCGGCTGCTGGGAGAGGAGGGATGAGCCGGCGCCATCCTCTGACTGGCTGGACCGTGGCGCTGGCGGCACTGCTGGCCACACTGGTTGCAGCCTTCGCCATCGGCAAGTTCCCGGTCGCTCCGGGCGAACTGCTGCGCGGGGTAGTGGCCCGCCTCGGCGGCCCGCCATCCGGCCTGCCGGTCGCCGTGGAAACGGTGATCTGGCAGATTCGCCTGCCGCGCATCGCTGCCGGCCTGCTGGTGGGGGCGGCCCTGTCGGCAGCCGGCGCGGCGTACCAGGGCATGTTCCGCAACCCGCTGGTCTCGCCGGATATTCTCGGTGTGTCGTCCGGCGCCGGTCTTGGCGCGGCATTCGGGATTTTTCTCGGCCTGCCGCTGTCGGCCGTGCAGGGGCTGGCGTTTGCCGGCGGTCTGCTTGCCGTTGGCGCGGTCTATCTGATTGCCGGGCTGGTGCGCCGCCATGACCCGGTGCTGGTGCTGGTACTGGCCGGTGTTGCGGTCGGTGCGCTGCTCGGCGCCGGGATTTCGCTGCTGAAACTGCTGGCCGATCCGTATACCCAGCTGGCGTCAATGACCTTCTGGCTGCTTGGCGGGCTCAATGCAGTGACGGCGGGCGATCTGCTGCTGACCGCGCCGCTGATCATCGCCGGCCTGCTGCCGATGGCGCTGCTGCGCTGGCGCATCAATCTGCTCGGCTTCTCCGACGAAGAAGCCTCGGCGCTGGGCGCCAATGTGACCCGATTGCGGCTGATTCTGGTGGCGGCAGCCACACTGACCACCGCCGCCGCGGTGTCGCTGACCGGCATTATCGGCTGGATCGGGCTGGTCATTCCGCATATCGCCCGGCTGCTGGTCGGCCCGGATTTCTCGCGCCTGCTGCCAGCGTCGCTGCTGCTCGGCGCCATTTTCCTGCTGTTGACCGATACCCTGGCGCGTACCGTGGCGCCGATCGAACTGCCGCTCGGCGTACTGACCGCACTGGTTGGCGCGCCGTTCTTCCTGTTCCTGCTGGCCCGGGGCGGGAGGCCGGCATGACGCCGCCGGTGATCGAAACCCGCGCGCTGGCCATCGGCCATGGCCGACAGCCGCTGGGGCGCGACATTGCCTTCTCGCTGGCCGCTGGCGAGGTGCTGTGCCTGCTCGGCCCGAATGGCAGTGGCAAGACTACTTTTTTCAGAACCCTGCTTGGCCTGCTGCCGCTACTGGCCGGCGAGGTCCGGGTCTGCGGCGAAGCCGTGGCCGGCTGGTCGCGGGCCGCCTTCGCGCGCCAGGTCGGCTATGTGCCGCAGGCGCATGCCGGCGTGTTTCCATTTACGGTCGCGGAGGTCGTGCTGATGGGGCGCCTGGCCCGAATCGGCCGTTTCTCGGCCCCGTCGCGGCAGGATCGCGACATCGCGGCAGACTGTCTGGACATGCTGGGCATTCTGCCGCTGCACGACCGTGTCTATACCGCGATCAGTGGCGGCGAGCGCCAACTGGTGCTGATCGCCCGCGCGCTGGCCCAGCAGCCGGCACTGCTGGTCATGGACGAACCGACCGCCAGCCTCGATTTCGGCAACCAGATCCGCGTACTCGACCATATCGGCCGGCTGCGCGGGCAGGGCATGGCCGTGCTGGTGTCGACCCATCAGCCCGAGCATGCCCTGCGGGTCGCCGATCGCATTGCCCTGTTCAATGCCGGTCAGGTGATCGCAGACGGCCCGCCGGCCGCCATGATCACCCCGGCGCGGCTCGCATCCCTGTACGGTGTCAGCGAAAGCGCCGTCTCCGCGAGCCTGTCCCCGTTGTTGTCCCCGGAAAGGAATGTATTGCCATGACCATTGCCGCCATTGATTTCGGCCGCCTGTACCAGGATCACCTGATCGCTGCCGCGCGCGCGCCCAAGCCCGCCAGCGACTGGGATGCCCGCGCAGCCGACATGAAGCGCAAAGTCATGCGCGGCCCGTATGTCGACGCCTTTATCGCCGGCATGAACCTGGATGGCGCCCGCACCCTGCTCGACATCGGTTGCGGACCGGGCACCATCGGTCTGGCGCTGGCCGACCGGCTGGAACGGGTCTACGGGCTCGATTACAGCCGCGCCATGCTCGACATGCTGGTCGCCAATGCCGCAGAGCTGGGGCTGGACAATGTCGAGGCGATCCACCGGGCCTGGGAGGATGACTGGTCCGACCTGCCGCAGTGCGACATCGCGGTTGCCTCCCGTTCCACCCTGGTCGCCGACATGGCTGCTGCGCTGAAAAAGCTCGACGCCAGCGCGCGACTGCGCGTGTACCTGACCCATATCGTCGGCGGCAGCTTTATCGATCCGGCCGTGCTGCAAGTGCTGGGGCGGACCCAGCCCTGCCTGCCGGACTACATCTATATCGTCAATATCCTGCACCGGATGGGCATTCATCCGCGGATCGACTATATCGAGACCCCGAGCCGGCTGGCCGATGCCGTGGATTTCGACAGCTTTGCCGCCCGGGTCGCCTGGTCGCTCGGCGAGCTGGACGACAACGAACGCGCACGGCTGCAGGACTGGTACCAGCGGGAAGGCACGGCGGCGATCGAGCCGATCCGCTGGGCGCTGATCTCCTGGGACGTTCGCCGTCCGCGCCAGGGAGCCTGACATGGCACATCCCCTCTCAAACTGGGTCAGCCACCATCGTCAGACCCATCCTGCCGCCCCGTATGGCAGCACTGCTGCCGGCGACGTGCCGGCAGACATTGTCCATATCCTGGCCAGCGTGCTGCGTCACGTACAGGACGGCGAACTGCCGCTGTTCGCCTGGACTCTCGGTCTGCCGCAACCCTCGCTGCTGTCGCTGATCGAGCGCTGCTTCCCGGAAATCGGCCCACTGGAGCGGATGGACGACAACGACTATGCGGATATTGGCAAGATCGTGCCGGAGCGCTACCGGCAGCTGGTGGCCGCGCTGTCTGCCCATCGCGCCGACAGCCTCAACCCCGAATACGCCGACTGGCTGGCCCGGGCCATTGCCGCCGCTGCACTTGGCCATCGCGAGCTGTGGCGCGACCTTGGCCTGAGCGGGCACGAATCGGTCCCGGCCCTGTTCCAGCGCCATTTTCCGTCCTTCTCCGCCGGCCTGACCCGGGTGCC encodes:
- a CDS encoding class I SAM-dependent methyltransferase, whose protein sequence is MTIAAIDFGRLYQDHLIAAARAPKPASDWDARAADMKRKVMRGPYVDAFIAGMNLDGARTLLDIGCGPGTIGLALADRLERVYGLDYSRAMLDMLVANAAELGLDNVEAIHRAWEDDWSDLPQCDIAVASRSTLVADMAAALKKLDASARLRVYLTHIVGGSFIDPAVLQVLGRTQPCLPDYIYIVNILHRMGIHPRIDYIETPSRLADAVDFDSFAARVAWSLGELDDNERARLQDWYQREGTAAIEPIRWALISWDVRRPRQGA
- a CDS encoding FecCD family ABC transporter permease, which gives rise to MSRRHPLTGWTVALAALLATLVAAFAIGKFPVAPGELLRGVVARLGGPPSGLPVAVETVIWQIRLPRIAAGLLVGAALSAAGAAYQGMFRNPLVSPDILGVSSGAGLGAAFGIFLGLPLSAVQGLAFAGGLLAVGAVYLIAGLVRRHDPVLVLVLAGVAVGALLGAGISLLKLLADPYTQLASMTFWLLGGLNAVTAGDLLLTAPLIIAGLLPMALLRWRINLLGFSDEEASALGANVTRLRLILVAAATLTTAAAVSLTGIIGWIGLVIPHIARLLVGPDFSRLLPASLLLGAIFLLLTDTLARTVAPIELPLGVLTALVGAPFFLFLLARGGRPA
- a CDS encoding ABC transporter ATP-binding protein; the protein is MTPPVIETRALAIGHGRQPLGRDIAFSLAAGEVLCLLGPNGSGKTTFFRTLLGLLPLLAGEVRVCGEAVAGWSRAAFARQVGYVPQAHAGVFPFTVAEVVLMGRLARIGRFSAPSRQDRDIAADCLDMLGILPLHDRVYTAISGGERQLVLIARALAQQPALLVMDEPTASLDFGNQIRVLDHIGRLRGQGMAVLVSTHQPEHALRVADRIALFNAGQVIADGPPAAMITPARLASLYGVSESAVSASLSPLLSPERNVLP
- a CDS encoding ABC transporter substrate-binding protein, producing MKRRELLLGLALALAPWLTLTQAGSAPATATVFGRPPPRIKRVFAAGAPAGVLACVLAPDTLLGWPMPLSTEARGWLPPVARSLPFVGRLAGRGTTMPVETLLQLQPDLILDAGSLDATYVSTARKVAQQTGLPYVLTGGLLAQLPAQLREIGRLLGRATRGETLATHAEQLLAQAARVRAALPASARPGVYLGRGADGLETGLDGSLNMEIIAAAGGRNVAAAAGQGGLARVSLEQVLAWNPDVILTQDPAFAARARRDPAWRALSAVRNGRVHCAPTLPFGWLDGPPGVNRLIGLPWLLARLHREPARVRALPATVSAFYRLFYGIELTATQRDRLLGEEG
- a CDS encoding TonB-dependent receptor plug domain-containing protein, coding for MPDWRRRWLPALVSAAFATAPVWAADGVFELGTVVVTGSPVPPSASGEAVVSAAQMASGNRDTVADAVAMLPGVSLSKNSRNEDMVYVRGFDARQVPVFVDGIPLYVPYDGYVDFGRFTTFDLAEIRVARSDASLLYGPNTLGGAINLVTRKPVKPLEGDIRIGIGSGDLSKVAVNLGSNQESWYLQLGASYLDANSFPLPHGFKDRKAVPTDTGDKRENAYRTDTRASFKLGFTPNATDEYAIGYVTQDGEKGNPVYTGDSNSGIRYWRWPYWDKDSLYFISNTRLGDNILKTRLYEDRYKNGLYAYSDSTYSTELVNRNFPSYYDDRVRGASVELTSYLLRDHELRVAAHYKEDKHQDSNPLSPTKNYRDVTTSLAIEDTVTLAPAWRLRLGASHDRRDAKEVYQWPTGSTSATNGLIELSHILDDSGSELYALASHKTRFPTIKDRYSARMGAALPNPDLKPETANHGEIGVKGTPWDGGRGQLAVFYSHIQDLMQSVIIPAPTGTCGKNSKTCPQMQNVGRARTAGVELSIEQQLPANWSVGGAYTYLARRNLSDPATLPTDTPRHRLFAHVSWAPANEWVFNATAEAEQGRKVAYAGANGSTFRSLAGYATFGLNGEWTPRKDMSLQLGMNNIGDKWYELADGYPMPGRTWYANATYRF
- a CDS encoding DUF2478 domain-containing protein, with translation MPMPPIASEPAVRRVAAIVHGEDEQGTHRLLDTFARELLQRGHHVRGVVQKDADYSVLTGKRMSLLDLDSGCSYPISQDLGPGSTACCLDPAGIAAASVVLRRALAERPELVVVNRFGVLEAEGSGFAAELLALMADGVPVLTVVAPRFLAAWRAFTGDDADELPPQAEALRDWFTRVAERAR